From the Macaca nemestrina isolate mMacNem1 chromosome 7, mMacNem.hap1, whole genome shotgun sequence genome, one window contains:
- the LOC105477879 gene encoding cerebellin-3, with translation MLGAKPHWLPGPLHSPGLPLALVLLALGAGWAQEGSEPVLLEGECLVVCEPGRAAAGGPGGAALGEAPPGRVAFAAVRSHHHEPAGETGNGTSGAIYFDQVLVNEGGGFDRASGSFVAPVRGVYSFRFHVVKVYNRQTVQVSLMLNTWPVISAFANDPDVTREAATSSVLLPLDPGDRVSLRLRRGNLLGGWKYSSFSGFLIFPL, from the exons ATGTTGGGAGCCAAGCCACACTGGCTACCAGGTCCCCTACACAGTCCCGGGCTTCCCTTGGCTCTGGTGCTTCTGGCCCTGGGGGCCGGGTGGGCCCAGGAGGGGTCAGAGCCCGTCCTGCTGGAGGGGGAGTGCCTTGTGGTCTGTGAGCCTGGGCGAGCTGCCGCAGGGGGGCCCGGAGGAGCAGCCCTGGGAGAGGCGCCCCCTGGGCGAGTGGCATTTGCTGCAGTCCGAAGCCACCACCATGAGCCAGCAGGGGAAACCGGCAATGGCACCAGTGGGGCCATCTACTTCGACCAG GTCCTGGTGAATGAGGGCGGTGGCTTTGACCGGGCCTCCGGCTCCTTCGTAGCCCCTGTCCGGGGTGTCTACAGCTTCCGGTTCCATGTGGTGAAAGTGTACAACCGCCAGACTGTCCAG GTGAGCCTGATGCTGAACACGTGGCCTGTCATCTCAGCCTTTGCCAATGACCCTGATGTGACCCGGGAGGCAGCCACCAGCTCTGTGCTACTGCCCTTGGACCCCGGGGACCGAGTGTCTCTGCGCCTGCGTCGGGGAAATCTACTGGGTGGCTGGAAATACTCAAGTTTCTCTGGCTTCCTCATCTTCCCTCTCTGA